From Rhododendron vialii isolate Sample 1 chromosome 7a, ASM3025357v1:
TGGttgtcgttgttgttgttgttgttgaaatcgtcgaattttgcagaaaatctgctcgaacactcatttgtatcgatactgctctactcagtatcgatacaataatcTCTGGAACGAACTTAGTTATTGATGTATCGATAATCGCCTCTGGAACGTTTTTAAGGCCAgttgtatagatactgaaattcGTAGTATCTATACTACAATGCCTTAAGGCCAAGTTTTGTTCCTTGTTTCGAACTCCATTGtcttgacccccgatcacttctaacttgtttcaaacatcaccaaatcactccataacattATCGATCATATTCGTTGTGTATCTTTGCAACcctcgccccttgtttggtataattggacgttgatttccatatggacTTTGATGAAATTGAAATGACATGTTATGTGAGTACGAGATTCTTGGACACTTATCGACACAACGAGAATattcggggcccatcgacgggtgggtgcctggcaggggatatcgagatcccataattagcccggcaggagcgaatgctcatattgaacactcaaggcccaaccttCTAGGcgggcgcttggcaggggatatcggggtcccataattagcccggcatgagcttcggctcatgacacataacGCGAAGTGAAATTGGACACATGGAAAGTTGAGATGAATGATGGTTGAGGTGTTTACTAGATTTCGTATCGAGTATATTGGATTGTTGAACCttggttattgcctattgtTGGGTCTCCATCCCGTTCTTGCCTTATAATCATCCATGCatctctcttgcatataatgttagcgtagaattttctactggactagtgtagctcaagcttattatcattttcaggtactaactcAGGGCAATAGCATGCATGGTTGAAATGCTCGGAGGaagaattatttttgaaagttaacgattgaggagttacttaggcatctgtgtaaatctcttttgaagatgtatttgtaactttatttgtaaatcttttgactgtGGAATATTGTAAAactttaactcttgaatattcagtacttgtgttaatttgggcctcggagccaaagatgtaatattttgggaacgctatattattttggttatcgtacggattatggcgagattttatttatggaattCATGtgtatttatgttaaaaatcgagggtgtgacatatatatatatatatatatatggtaaaaaaattaaataatgaagGTAAAATAGGACATTCGTATACTATCGATCGAATGAGAACTTGACCAATGCTCATGTCATGCATGATGCGTGGATGGAAACTTACGTGGCTTTGTATGCATGTAATTGACGGCGCGCTCCCTGTAATCGATAGATTTTGTATGCATGGATTCGAGCTGTATGAATTATGTCCCTAGCTCccacctataaataccccttcCTTTCCTCACTTCTTCTCTTCACCCAAACTCAAATTAACAACATCTCCCAAGTACAAGCTAGTCTCCTGGCCAGGctactagtactactactactcccATATTCGATCGTAATTGACCAGACTAATATGGAGTTCGCGACCGTATTTTGCTTCATCATTTCTCTCATCCTTTCTCTCCACTGTCTCCTAAAATTCCTCTCCTCCGGCAGCCGCCATAAACTCCCTCTCCCGCCGGGATCCATGGGCTGGCCGTACATCGGCGAAACCTTCCAACTCTACTCTCAAAACCCTAACGTATTCTTTGCCTCAAAAGTCAGAAAGTTAGTACATGTTACATTTTCCCCCTCTTTCTAATTTAGCTAATCGTTCCCATGTGTTGATATAAAAGGAAATTTGGTATGTTTCTggtgttttgagtcttttgacaaTTGACAGGTACGGTTCAATACTCAAGACCCACATACTGGGTTGTCCTTGTGTGATGATATCGAGCCCGGAGGCCGTGAAACACGTTCTTGTCACCAGAGCTGACCTCTTCAAGCCGACATTTCCCGCGAGCAAAGAGAGAATGTTGGGAAAACAAGCCATTTTCTTTCACCAAGGAGATTACCATGCTAAATTGAGGAGAATGGTTCTCAGAGCATTCATGCCCGAATCGATCAAGAACATTGTCTCCGACATCGAATCGATAGCGGTTGGATCTCTTGAATCATGGAAGGGCCAGCTGGTCAATACTTTCCAAGAAATGAAGACGGTGAGTCCCTCCACTTTTCCTCCCTTCCAttcaaaatagagaaaaaagaaacatcTTCAATTTTCCTACGAAGTGCTACCTGGTTTTAATTACTTTGTGGTGAATTTGATTACTGCAGTACGCATTCAATGTTGCATTACTATCCATATGGGGAAAGGATGGAGTTCCCTACAAAGAAGAGCTCAAGAGCTGCTACTACATTCTTGAAAAAGGATACAATTCGATGCCAATTAATCTTCCAGGAACTCTCTTCTGTAAATCCATGAAAGCGAGGAAGGACCTAGCTCATATTTTGGCAAAAATCCTCTCAATTAGGAGGGACATGAAGGACAACCACACCGATTTGCTCGGATCTTTCATGGGAGACGAAGCAGGCCTCACCGACAAACAAATAGTCGATAATGTCATCGGTGTCATTTTTGCGGCTCGTGACACCACTGCTAGCGTGCTGACGTGGATCGTGAAGTACCTGGCAGAGAACCCCAGTGTCCTACAATTAGTCACGGCAAGAATCTAATTCTTCACAACTATTGTAACTCTCTAATTATTAATATAATCCCTTttttgccgtttaaaaaaaaaaatctaattctTCACATTAATGAAACCTCAATTTGTGGTTACGAGTCAAAGTTGGTGTGAAGGTCATATTTAATACGAGGCAAACATTTTAGTCAACTATCTTTGTATCAATTAATTAAtctttatgtgttgatttgacCTTATAGGAAGAACAAGAGGCCATAAGAAGAGGAAAATGTGGGGAAGAGGTCTTGACTTGGGCCGATACCAAGAACATGCCAATAACATCAAGAGTAATTCAAGAGACACTAAGAATTGCTTCAGTTTTGTCATTTACCTTTCGAGAAGCTGTTGAAGATGTTGAATTTGAaggttagttttttttcctaataatGAGAAATTAGAAGTTAACTTTACTTTAAGTTTGTGGGTGTTTTATGAAATCTTAATTTCCTATTAATTTAGTTACCAAATTGTTTTTAGGATATATGATCCCAAAAGGTTGGAAAGTTTTACCCCTATTCAGAAATATCCATCATAGTCCAGATAATTTCTCAGAGCCTGAAAAATTTGATCCCTCACGATTTGAGGTAAAATATGaatcattttgttctttcttgttattTGTAATTATGTTTAGCATCGATCCATATAGCAGCAGTGGGAAAATGGAGATTGTGCTGTGCAGCAGGGGTTACCTTTTCCTAAAAGTCTAATCTTTTATGTGAATTAACAGGTATCACCTAAACCCAATACATTCCTGCCATTTGGCAATGGGACCCACTCATGTCCAGGGAATGAATTGGCCAAGCTGGAGATTTTGGTACTTCTGCATCACATGACCACAAAGTACAGGTGTGTTTGATCACTTTCCCTTTACATGCAGACTATTGACGTTTCCTTTGTCCAGTTTCTAAAAATGGACATTGTCACATGTATAAATATCTTGCTTGAGATGCTGATATGGGTGAGTACGTGGTGTGTTTTTATGTGCATGCAGGTGGTCTATGGTGGGCCCACACACTGGAATTCAGTATGGCCCCTTTGCTCTTCCCCAGAATGGTTTTCCCATCAGGCTCTCTCTCAAATAGAGGACAGAAATCCAAGACACCGAAGTGTAATACGCAAACTGcatacaaaaatgatactcacacaataattcaaacacaataattTACACAACTTCTCATATGCATATGGGTTTCACACATACACTATTATGTGTGGACCCCACATATATGTAAGATGTTGTGTAGGTTATTGTATTTGAAATGTTGTGTGAATAGCATCTTTGAACTGCATATGCTAGTATATCATAATGTTTCAGACACAATAAAATTCGAAAGTTGGCCTCAGGTTGTAGAGTTGGTAATAAACACTTCATTTGTGAGGGTTCAAACTACCCCAAATCAACTCCCCTTTTGTTTACCAAGATATAAAAAGATACGACATCGAAATTAGTGTTCATTTCTTTTTAGttgtgttatatatatatatatatatatatatatatatatatatatatatatatatatagttacagAAGGAATGACCGACGAAAACCCAGTAATCATAATCCAGTCGTTTtaaccatgcatgcatgcgTTCTCTTTAAAGAAATTTTCAGTGAATGCTGATTGGTGTTGGTGTGGGTTATTTTAGACTCATTAAAATCGTTGTGTCAAAGTATGTGTTAGCGGTCCGGAACCGGGCCTAGCTTATATGATATGCAATTATGCATATACATTACATTGGTTGAATCCAAgaagttttatttttgctagttttttcattctttttgtggttttatttttttattttcctagtGTAACTATGGTTAAGTATAAGATCCAATTAATAAAAAAGTGGGTAACGCTCACCAACTTTTCAGACGGATGAATAAAATTGCACTATTAAAGTTGAGTCCGATTTTGTTCACATTCACCAAACAAGGGTGAGTGTTACTCTCACTCCTATTAGTTGTTTCTAACTTGTAGACCCTACCAAGCTTAACCATAGTTAACATTAACAAGCCACAATTTATGGAAAGAGTATAACTAATTCCGATTCTTTctattagaaaaattatcccATGCATTTAATCGGGAAATAGTTGGATCTGCCGAATCCAAATTgcattagtttattttttttgacaagtaatCGTAAAaggtagaggtggcaaatgagcGGATTTGTGTGGGTTGAAATGGGTCACGGATTGAATACGGGTCAATATTAGGCGGGTTGAAATGGGTTgagtcgaatatgggtcaagtcaTACTCAAACCCGACCCAACtcgtttttcattttctccGCTTTTCCATTTTGTCCTAATtcaacctctctttttttcccgcATTTGTTCGTTTTGTGACAAACCTTTTACTCTTATTGATCGTCTTGACTTAAGGAATCggaaatgtaaatttttttattttcacccCAATCTTCTAAAAACTGATAGTAGTATCTGCTACAAGTAGacgaaaaaatacaaaaagaaaaaaaaaaatactagcgCAAACTCACCGTTTTCTTGAAAGCATGTGGTCATCTACACTTCCGGCGGTGGAACTGTTAGGTTTTCCGGTGGATTGGCAGATTGGGCAACGGGGGCATGTGCAGGCTAGGGCTGctggtttgggttttgtttgggGCTTGTTGGTCACAGTCTCGTGACTCTTTTTGGCTTCGAAGTgcatattttctaaaatatttgggtaaaaataaattaatttttactGATGCGAGTCGTCTCGactagacgaatcaataatccataagaatttggtgcaaaattaacaaacgcaaaaaaaaaattaaataagaacaaaaagtgtgaaaagaaaaagttcttATCGGAACGGGCCTTGTCAGAGTGGTCGATTTTGGAGATTAAGTCtttgaaatggagagagagagagagagagagagagagagagagagagaatttgtgaGGATGTACTCATCTCACTGGATCttttttctagcaaaaaaatcTTAGTTTGTTACGTACGGGAGGCGTGCAGGAGCAAGAGAGATTACCCATAGTTCACTCTTTTGCATGTATGAGTCTTTTAATTCTAATTCATATAGAATTCATTTTTAATCCACTTAAATCCATGAAAATGTGAGTTTATATGGGTTGAATCCATATAAACTCATTATAAAATATGGGCGGATTTGGGCTAATTATAAATAGATAGGTTTGGGTGAAACCATATTACTGGACCCAAATTACCACCTCTAGTAAAAGGCATATGGCTATAAAGAACACCAAACAATAAACATATTCCACCTCCCAAAAAcaggatatttttaaaatcgaaaataaaaatttgttcaaGCTATCATATGCAATCTAAAAAATTTATCTGAAACTTTACCAATTTTTCTAAACAagtaattcaaaacaaaaagaccAATGAAAATAATCCGACAATTTGTTTctcacaaataaaaaacaacGAAAAAAATGTGTATGCATCGACATTAATATAACTTCTTCCCATTATATCTTTGAttctttcattttcatcatcttttggCATTTTCAGGAAGACAAATTGACACTATGTGACATTTGTAGAGAAGTGCCTGTGGTGAAAATAAGCACAAATTTTAATTTCTAGCAATTGAATGGTAAAATTAGAAAGCAAATATCAGGATTTAATCTTCTTGTTAACGAAAGTATGAAACTGATAGAACCTAACcttcttgtattttgttttcgCACGAATAATTTGGAATTGTATTTTCCCGCATTGAGGCATGGGGTATTTTTCCAATAGAAAGAATCCGAATCAGTTATACTCTTTTCATAAATTGTGGCTTTTTACTATTAACTATGGTTAAACTTGATAGGGTCTACAAGTTAGAAACAATCAATAGTAGTGAGGGTAACGTTCACCCTCGTTTGGTGAGAGTGAGCAAAATCGGACTCTTTTGCAAGAAACACAAGAATGATGTACTCTTTTTTCTTGCTATAAGTTTTTCTTTCGCTGAATTTTCAAGTCAACCTCTTCACAACAAAGAAgagcgctgctattcgcagctctttattttctcccataacccgttaaaaattttcaattatactcgacagttagttaccgaaattgagatatattttcagcatccaattaccgaaatataatattttttttaacagctatttactgaaaatgtaagttcggcagttgtttaccgaaagttgaacatattttcgacgtgtagttaccgaaatataatcttattttcaacagctatttaccgaaaatgttatatatgattttcaacaaccatttaccgaaatgtagtggattatgggagaaaataaaaggctgtGAATAGCAGCTCCCACGAAGAATTCGGCCATCAACGGATTGCcctttttatcttttcaaaattgtaaTTAGGCCCCTCAACGTTTAT
This genomic window contains:
- the LOC131333174 gene encoding abscisic acid 8'-hydroxylase CYP707A2-like, with product MEFATVFCFIISLILSLHCLLKFLSSGSRHKLPLPPGSMGWPYIGETFQLYSQNPNVFFASKVRKYGSILKTHILGCPCVMISSPEAVKHVLVTRADLFKPTFPASKERMLGKQAIFFHQGDYHAKLRRMVLRAFMPESIKNIVSDIESIAVGSLESWKGQLVNTFQEMKTYAFNVALLSIWGKDGVPYKEELKSCYYILEKGYNSMPINLPGTLFCKSMKARKDLAHILAKILSIRRDMKDNHTDLLGSFMGDEAGLTDKQIVDNVIGVIFAARDTTASVLTWIVKYLAENPSVLQLVTEEQEAIRRGKCGEEVLTWADTKNMPITSRVIQETLRIASVLSFTFREAVEDVEFEGYMIPKGWKVLPLFRNIHHSPDNFSEPEKFDPSRFEVSPKPNTFLPFGNGTHSCPGNELAKLEILVLLHHMTTKYRWSMVGPHTGIQYGPFALPQNGFPIRLSLK